The Helianthus annuus cultivar XRQ/B chromosome 16, HanXRQr2.0-SUNRISE, whole genome shotgun sequence genome includes a window with the following:
- the LOC110917571 gene encoding major pollen allergen Art v 1: protein MTKHSFVLSAVLLLLFFVAISEIKATAAPKICEKASKTYSGKCDAKKCDEQCISWEKASHGACHKREGKGLCFCYFDCSKDKSPPKAPPPAAGGSPPPPDAGSPPPPAGGGSPPPPAGGGSPPPADGGGSPPPPSAN, encoded by the exons ATGACAAAGCATTCTTTTGTTTTGTCTGCAGTCCTCTTGCTCCTTTTCTTTGTTGCTATCTCAG AAATAAAGGCAACAGCGGCTCCAAAAATATGTGAAAAGGCGAGCAAGACATATTCAGGGAAATGTGATGCCAAGAAATGTGACGAGCAGTGTATATCATGGGAAAAAGCAAGCCATGGTGCTTGTCACAAGCGTGAAGGAAAAGGCCTTTGCTTTTGCTACTTCGATTGTTCTAAAGACAAATCTCCTCCTAAAG CTCCTCCTCCGGCCGCAGGAGGGTCACCTCCTCCTCCGGATGCCGGGTCACCACCACCTCCTGCTGGTGGCGGGTCACCACCACCTCCTGCTGGTGGCGGGTCACCACCTCCTGCAGATGGTGGCGGGTCACCACCTCCTCCTTCCGCTAACTAG